Within Citrus sinensis cultivar Valencia sweet orange chromosome 1, DVS_A1.0, whole genome shotgun sequence, the genomic segment AAAGGGGGTAAGGCTGGTAGCGGGGATGATGGTTTTGGGGATTTTCAGAATGCTTCGAAACCTAGTACCACAGCATTCCCTTCAAGTAGTTTTTCTTCAAgtgataatgattttatggGATCGAATATGGGTGATTTTGGTATGCCTGCTATGGACCACAGCACTCAGAATAAGCCCTCAAGTCAAAGTCAAAGTACTGGTGGTGATCCACTTGGCATGTTCTTTTCATCGTCTTCAGCCTCAGCCGGAGTTGGTGCTACTGCTTCTGGTGGAGGGCAGCCGTTTTCAGAAGTGGATGATTGGGGTTATTCTGATTTTGGTGGAGCAACCAATGATGGGGGTACTACCACTGAGCTTGAAGGGCTGCCTCCTCCTCCTGCTGGGGTTACTGGTGCTGCTGCTAAGAACAAGGGTGTAGATAATCAAAAGGCGGGCCAATATGCTGATGCTATTAAGTGGCTGTCTTGGGCTGTGATTCTTCTGGAGAAATCAGGTGATATGGCTACCATGATGGAGGTTTTATCAACCAGAGCTTCATGTTATAAAGAAGTTGGGGAGTATAAGAAAGCTGTGGCTGACTGTTCAAAGGTATCAACAATCACGTCattcttaataatttgttaTGCATTTTAGTCGCTGCCTTTAGTCTGATTACTTagtttacaaataaaaattggtgAATTTATTATGTTGGTTTCGGTGTGTAATGATGACTTGTTTTGTATTTCCGAATGATGCTGTGCAGGTGTTGGAACAAGATGATGCAAATGTATCTGTCCTTGTACAGCGTGCACTCCTGTATGAAAGCATGGAAAAGTATAAACTTGGAGCTGAGGACCTGAGGACTGTTCTGAAGATTGATCCCAGTAACAGGATTGCAAGAAGTACCATCCACCGGCTGACTAAAATGGTTGACTAGAGAGGTTATCGGGAtcgttttctatttatattagcATCATTTTAGCTTTATACATTTTTCCCACTGTACTCTTAAGAAATCATGGGGAATTATAGCACTTTTCCTGGAAACATGGAATTCGTTTGATATTGTTGCCTGTTGAAAAATTTTACTGGTACAATGTGTTTGAGATCTTCTTTTGTTTGCCGAttggaaattatttttcctttttaccaATTATTCAGCTGATTGCTGTCTTCTGTTTCtgtatttttacaatataattaatagtatTCTTGTATTTGCAGACAgatttctttaatattatgaACAGTATATATTCTTGTGACAACATAGGTGTTACATAGGGAGGTGAATTGataggaaaatgataattttcatgGGCCTGATGTCTCTTGAACTTGAGATTTCTTATTTGTTGGTTTGGGTGGACGGCCCAAGCCCAAAGTCCAAAATCATGACTAAGGAAAGCAGTATGGCGGGCTTGAACGAAAAGTAGCATGTCTCTTACTTTGTCGAAACAGCACGTGCAGAAAATGGGTGTGAGGAGGCGGCAGAATCGGAAGGGAAAAATGGGACTATGGACGGGGGAAAGACCCGACCAACAAATGATAAGCGTCG encodes:
- the LOC102627993 gene encoding uncharacterized protein LOC102627993, with product MNSNYNNKSKVSTPGMLNNFNFDLGVGSNKPASLIDQRNRTTPSFTSSFTSSTTATQPKPAWQPSKPSWTHQPAQTGIESAPVSMVGDIHGKSWATTAPSKSSSGIGIVDKNPNLFGDLVSSALGQGNDKSNSNVPLKNATPTSNKSSYSMGNLADSLPKTSNPVKISGNSGTGQSFGSYSSGYSGSNNSSYVKTNANVNVNVNVNKSSNLGAPPMKNMSGNGIRPNNDPFGSLFDMGSKQSGGSLNSASKGGKAGSGDDGFGDFQNASKPSTTAFPSSSFSSSDNDFMGSNMGDFGMPAMDHSTQNKPSSQSQSTGGDPLGMFFSSSSASAGVGATASGGGQPFSEVDDWGYSDFGGATNDGGTTTELEGLPPPPAGVTGAAAKNKGVDNQKAGQYADAIKWLSWAVILLEKSGDMATMMEVLSTRASCYKEVGEYKKAVADCSKVLEQDDANVSVLVQRALLYESMEKYKLGAEDLRTVLKIDPSNRIARSTIHRLTKMVD